The following coding sequences lie in one Caloenas nicobarica isolate bCalNic1 chromosome 13, bCalNic1.hap1, whole genome shotgun sequence genomic window:
- the NMUR2 gene encoding neuromedin-U receptor 2 — protein sequence MAWISNISWFYHFALHEERFRRYLNSTEDYLAFLCGPRRSHLFLPMALVYTLIFVVGVVGNFLVCLVILKHRNMKTPTNYYLFSLAISDLLVLLFGMPLEVYEMWSNYPFLFGPIGCYFKTALFETVCFASILSVTTVSVERYIAVLHPFRAKLKSTRKRALRTIVVLWVLSVLFALPNTGTHGIMLQYFPNGTLVPGSATCTVVMPMWIYNCIVQITSFLFYVLPMGVISVLYYLMGLRLKGDKSLEVEEVAVNVQRPSRKSVTKMLFVLVMVFAICWAPFHIDRLFFSFVVEWTEPLANIFNLIHVVSGIFFYLSSAVNPIIYNLLSQRFRMAFLSVISPCCKHWAPTHPSSKILAQQSIFMVEDHNLMDSAEDTSLPGTHRTSVSSSQLSTGL from the exons ATGGCCTGGATCAGCAATATCTCCTGGTTTTATCACTTTGCTCTCCATGAAGAACGTTTCAGGAGGTACTTGAACAGCACTGAGGATTACTTAGCCTTCCTATGTGGGCCCAGACGGAGCCATCTGTTCTTGCCTATGGCTTTGGTGTACACCCTCATCTTTGTTGTTGGGGTGGTAGGTAACTTCTTAGTTTGCCTAGTAATCCTCAAGCATCGGAACATGAAGACCCCGACCAATTACTATCTCTTCAGCCTTGCCATCTCAGACCTACTCGTGCTGCTTTTTGGGATGCCACTGGAAGTCTATGAGATGTGGAGCAACTACCCCTTCTTGTTTGGGCCCATTGGCTGCTATTTCAAGACGGCGCTCTTTGAGACGGTGTGTTTTGCCTCCATCCTCAGCGTGACCACAGTCAGCGTGGAGAGGTACATCGCTGTCCTCCATCCTTTCCGTGCCAAGCTGAAGAGTACTCGCAAGCGTGCGCTGAGGACCATCGTTGTGCTCTGGGTCCTCTCTGTCCTCTTTGCCCTCCCCAACACGGGCACCCACGGTATCATGCTGCAGTATTTCCCCAATGGCACCCTGGTCCCCGGCTCTGCTACCTGCACTGTAGTCATGCCCATGTGGATCTACAACTGCATTGTCCAGattacttcttttcttttttatgtgcTGCCTATGGGGGTAATAAGTGTGCTGTACTATCTGATGGGGCTAAGA TTGAAAGGAGATAAATCTTTGGAAGTGGAGGAAGTGGCTGTGAATGTTCAGAGACCATCCAGGAAATCAGTAACCAAGATGCTGT TTGTCCTCGTGATGGTTTTTGCTATCTGCTGGGCTCCATTCCATATAGATCGACTTTTCTTCAGCTTTGTTGTGGAATGGACTGAGCCTCTGGCTAATATATTCAACTTAATTCATGTGGTGTCAG GTATTTTCTTCTATCTGAGCTCTGCTGTGAACCCCATCATTTACAATCTGTTGTCCCAGCGCTTCAGGATGGCTTTCCTCAGTGTGATTTCTCCTTGCTGCAAGCATTGGGCCCCTACACATCCCTCTAGCAAGATCCTTGCCCAGCAGAGCATCTTCATGGTTGAGGACCACAATCTCATGGACTCTGCTGAAGACACAAGTCTCCCTGGCACCCACAGGACATCTGTCAGCAGTTCTCAGCTCTCCACTGGTCTGTGA